A genome region from Eremothecium cymbalariae DBVPG#7215 chromosome 4, complete sequence includes the following:
- the TOP3 gene encoding DNA topoisomerase 3 (similar to Ashbya gossypii AGL101C): MRVVCVAEKNSIAKAVAHTLSGGGTRMRPSRCKYIKNYDFQYKFNWVGQQAVDVTMTAVAGHLVHQDFGQEYSWNMCDPRELFRAEIVEIPNREIADNIGQECRDAQYLMIWTDCDREGEAIGWEIAQVAMRCNPQLDESRIHRAVFSHLGRDHVTRAANNPVRIDKNAVDAVKARCEIDLRAGYAFTRLLTGTLQCKVEAGPGGAARGNSKKRALISYGTCQFPTLGFVVDRYERIQRFVTEEFWLLQATLEESGSAGGGKVLFSWDRGHLFDRLCVLGIYETCSEHAENRAKVVHVSSKETSKYRPLPLTTVELQKNCSKFLRMSAKQSLDAAEKLYQKGFISYPRTETDVFSKQMDLRALVQQQTAHQQWGAYASGLLSNENSSSGNGFQWPRAGNHDDQAHPPIHPVTCVQPGGDLNFDEKRVYEYVVRHFLACCSQDGKGRSSKVQLQWHTESFSATGLQVLAENFLQVYTYQKWTSSAQLPILGLGDDILLSKVEMKSGKTLPPKYMTESELIMLMDANGIGTDATIAEHIEKIQERQYIKADGTAKSKVFKPTVLGRSLVHGFEDIGLEESFAKPFLRRDMEVDLKSICEGKKDRSSVLKHIVGMYTDYYEQTQRQRDKLIQAYDRIKQES; encoded by the coding sequence ATGCGCGTCGTATGTGTTGCGGAAAAGAATTCGATTGCTAAGGCTGTGGCGCATACGCTTTCCGGTGGCGGCACGCGGATGCGGCCATCGCGGTGCAAGTATATCAAGAACTACGACTTCCAGTACAAGTTCAATTGGGTCGGGCAGCAGGCGGTCGATGTTACGATGACGGCGGTTGCGGGCCATTTGGTGCACCAGGACTTTGGGCAGGAGTATTCGTGGAACATGTGTGATCCGCGGGAGCTGTTTCGCGCGGAGATTGTGGAGATACCGAACAGGGAGATCGCGGACAACATCGGGCAGGAGTGCAGGGATGCGCAGTACTTGATGATATGGACGGACTGCGATCGGGAGGGAGAGGCGATCGGGTGGGAGATAGCGCAGGTGGCGATGCGGTGCAACCCGCAGCTAGACGAGAGCAGGATACACCGTGCGGTGTTTTCGCATCTTGGGCGGGATCACGTGACCAGGGCGGCAAACAATCCTGTGCGGATCGATAAGAATGCGGTGGATGCAGTGAAGGCACGGTGTGAGATCGATCTTCGAGCTGGGTATGCGTTCACGCGGTTGCTGACTGGGACGTTGCAGTGCAAGGTGGAGGCAGGCCCTGGTGGGGCTGCGAGGGGGAATAGTAAAAAACGGGCGTTGATTTCATACGGTACTTGTCAGTTTCCGACGCTGGGGTTTGTTGTGGATCGCTACGAGCGAATACAAAGGTTTGTGACGGAAGAGTTTTGGCTACTGCAAGCCACGTTGGAGGAGAGTGGCAGTGCTGGGGGAGGCAAGGTTTTGTTCAGTTGGGACCGTGGGCATTTATTTGATCGGTTATGTGTTTTAGGTATATATGAAACATGTTCAGAGCATGCTGAAAACAGGGCCAAGGTGGTGCATGTCAGCTCCAAGGAGACGAGCAAATACAGGCCGTTGCCCCTTACAACGGTCGAATTGCAGAAGAATTGCTCAAAGTTCTTGAGAATGTCTGCAAAACAATCGTTGGATGCTGCTGAGAAACTGTATCAGAAGGGGTTCATTTCGTATCCAAGAACTGAGACAGATGTTTTTTCGAAGCAGATGGACCTGAGGGCGTTAGTGCAACAGCAGACTGCTCATCAACAGTGGGGGGCGTATGCTAGTGGATTGCTGTCCAACGAGAATAGTTCGTCTGGCAATGGGTTTCAATGGCCTCGAGCGGGTAACCATGATGACCAGGCACATCCGCCAATACATCCCGTGACATGTGTGCAGCCCGGTGGGGATTTGAACTTTGACGAAAAGCGGGTATACGAATATGTCGTACGGCACTTTTTGGCCTGTTGTTCCCAAGATGGGAAGGGCCGGTCATCGAAAGTACAATTACAGTGGCATACAGAAAGTTTTAGCGCTACTGGACTCCAAGTTTTAGCCGAAAACTTTCTTCAAGTTTATACGTACCAGAAATGGACATCTAGCGCACAGCTCCCTATATTGGGCTTGGGGGATGACATACTGCTTTCGAAAGTGGAAATGAAATCCGGCAAAACGTTACCGCCAAAGTATATGACAGAAAGTGAGTTAATCATGCTTATGGATGCCAATGGCATTGGCACAGATGCTACGATTGCTGAGCATATAGAAAAGATTCAAGAGCGCCAATACATAAAGGCCGACGGCACCGCTAAAAGtaaagttttcaaaccaACTGTTCTTGGCAGGTCCCTGGTGCATGGTTTTGAAGACATCGGTCTTGAAGAATCATTTGCAAAACCATTCCTGAGAAGGGATATGGAGGTGGACTTGAAATCTATATGCGAGGGGAAAAAGGATAGATCTAGCGTTTTAAAACATATCGTCGGTATGTACACCGACTATTACGAACAAACCCAACGTCAGCGGGATAAGTTAATACAAGCGTATGATAGAATAAAACAAGAATCATGA
- the MSC2 gene encoding metal cation transporter MSC2 (similar to Ashbya gossypii AGL102W) yields MLVDHILAQIPFLLSYPAALLANNLILSPKTPTQDNSIHEYNHDVIPIFMGHLLVPLMTAFMVVSVTQYVLRIFTTNNLLVFLISFITLVLDSFLGPIQASVLSVNILQVVLASSVSLRYYFVFPVLSLCLNYVDGTSYYATVGSYVSIIAFLVICMKYKRNSMSYLSQVTIHKYCFPIGILVSLTVTNVWALYVNTVKISHAMVLVFLGCILVALLTYQDMTQDLLCADKDQATMGAVWKSPYAPAAVGTLAVILQYLSFNNVSATFEGDLVIFAFILASGILPKTIDLSNRHPLKGEDLLDKHCDFQDVRSNLNVRDSHRGKLMATRSLFKQLAMNKENSAIFSFLLLNFAFMLVQLLYSFRSKSLGLLSDSLHMALDCTSLFLGLVAGVLSKNPPTDRFPFALTYLETLAGFTNGVLLIGIVSGIFVEAVGRILHPVTLHGTNELIVVSTLGLLVNLIGLFAFDHAGHGHGHDNENLKGIFLHILADTLGSVGVIVSSLLIKAFGSQIFDPLASIFIASLILLSSIPLIKSTAYGILLKLNDKNHATVKKALNQIVSTPGITGYTIPRFWPTSLAHIGGHGHAHGHSHGHSHDHSHDHSHEHSNEHSNEHSHKHSHKHSHKHSHEHNNNEEKLHNASKKRLIGYIHIQYAEGENSTIIKKRVERIFEKLEIQAWIQVEANDSNCWCRATSMNHRAAFM; encoded by the coding sequence ATGTTGGTTGATCATATATTGGCACAAATTCCGTTTTTACTTTCCTATCCCGCGGCGCTGTTAGCTAACAACCTAATTCTATCTCCTAAAACTCCAACACAAGACAATTCTATTCATGAGTATAATCATGATGTAATTCCAATTTTTATGGGACATCTCCTGGTCCCATTAATGACAGCATTTATGGTTGTTTCAGTTACTCAATATGTGTTAAGAATATTTACGACGAATAATTTGTTGGTGTTCCTGATATCCTTTATTACTCTGGTGCTTGATTCGTTTCTGGGGCCGATTCAGGCTTCGGTATTGTCTGTAAACATATTACAAGTGGTATTGGCTTCTTCTGTATCTCTGCGATACTATTTTGTATTCCCAGTGCTGAGCTTGTGTTTGAACTATGTCGATGGGACTTCTTATTATGCCACAGTTGGATCTTATGTTAGTATTATTGCATTTTTGGTTATATGCATgaaatacaaaagaaaTTCGATGTCTTATCTTTCCCAAGTCACGATTCATAAGTATTGCTTCCCAATTGGCATATTGGTGTCACTTACTGTTACTAATGTTTGGGCTCTATACGTCAATACTGTGAAAATCAGTCATGCAATGGTGTTGGTTTTTTTGGGCTGCATATTAGTCGCATTACTTACCTATCAGGATATGACGCAAGATTTATTGTGCGCAGACAAGGATCAGGCTACGATGGGAGCGGTTTGGAAGAGTCCATATGCACCGGCTGCTGTTGGTACCCTGGCAGTAAtacttcaatatttgtCTTTCAATAATGTTTCAGCGACTTTCGAAGGTGATTTGGTTATCTTTGCTTTTATTCTAGCGAGTGGTATTCTGCCCAAGACGATTGACCTTAGCAATAGGCATCCTCTAAAGGGCGAGGACTTACTTGATAAACACTGTGATTTCCAAGATGTAAGATCTAATTTGAACGTTAGGGATTCTCACCGCGGGAAGTTAATGGCGACTAGATCGCTGTTTAAGCAATTAGCGATGAATAAGGAGAATAGTGCAATTTTTTCATTCTTATTGTTGAACTTTGCCTTTATGTTGGTTCAATTACTCTACTCCTTTCGTTCCAAATCTCTGGGCTTATTGTCAGATTCTTTGCACATGGCGTTAGACTGTACGTCGCTTTTTCTTGGTCTCGTTGCCGGagttttatcaaagaatCCGCCAACTGACAGGTTCCCTTTTGCACTGACATATCTTGAAACGCTCGCAGGTTTCACGAACGGTGTTCTACTTATCGGTATTGTATCTGGgatatttgttgaagctGTAGGTAGGATTCTGCACCCGGTCACCCTCCATGGAACCAACGAATTAATTGTTGTTTCAACCCTAGGTCTACTGGTTAATCTGATAGGTTTGTTTGCGTTTGACCATGCAGGTCACGGACATGGGCATGACAACGAAAACTTGAAAGGTATATTTCTACATATCCTTGCCGACACGCTTGGCTCTGTTGGTGTAATTGTGTCCAGTCTGTTAATTAAGGCTTTTGGTTCACAAATCTTTGATCCATTGGCTTCGATTTTCATTGCCTCTCTAATTTTGCTGAGTTCTATTCCATTGATAAAATCCACAGCATATGGCATTCTGTTGAAGCTCAATGACAAAAACCATGCTACTGTGAAAAAGGCTCTTAATCAAATAGTGTCTACGCCAGGAATTACTGGATATACGATACCAAGATTCTGGCCCACCAGTCTCGCTCATATAGGCGGCCATGGGCATGCCCATGGCCATTCACATGGCCATTCACATGATCATTCACATGATCATTCCCACGAACATTCCAATGAGCATTCCAACGAGCATTCTCATAAACATTCCCATAAACATTCCCATAAACATTCGCATGAGCACAATAacaatgaagaaaaattACATAATGCAAGTAAAAAACGATTAATCGGATATATCCATATCCAATATGCGGAAGGCGAAAACTCCACCATTATCAAGAAGCGTGTTGAAAGGATTTTTGAAAAGCTTGAGATTCAAGCTTGGATCCAAGTAGAGGCTAACGATTCGAACTGTTGGTGCCGCGCAACATCTATGAACCATAGAGCGGCCTTCATGTAA
- the COQ4 gene encoding ubiquinone biosynthesis protein COQ4 (similar to Ashbya gossypii AGL103W), with product MIKVRARPRCSVFQSRRTIVLPTVLNLIFGRESQLADAMAKGVLHNKHEDRAARLKEEQENYSKAYRNSRPMEPRYPLHMPLWPHEKLALFLVALFRTKTDPQNATNVVHIGELTAFTSFLENLKQTMLSTKDGRRILRDRPNISEKDLNMEKLAAYPENSFGRTFYNWLKKENITVDTRMPVQYIDDPTHAYIFQRYRQCHDFYHVVANMPILMEGEVVIKTLEAFNIGVPMAYMAMCFPFIGMKSTERTRLVNSYMPWAIETALTSKPLISVYWEEYLDKDIKELRDYLGIHPLPDLRAAKKEHNRKVKNLKLKYENLQKKHAA from the coding sequence ATGATCAAGGTTAGAGCAAGGCCTAGGTGTTCTGTGTTCCAAAGTAGACGTACGATTGTACTGCCTACAGTGCTGAACTTAATATTTGGTCGTGAATCTCAGCTGGCAGATGCAATGGCCAAAGGAGTACTGCATAATAAACATGAAGATCGCGCTGCAAGGCTAAAAGAAGAGCAGGAGAACTATTCAAAGGCTTACAGGAATTCCAGGCCTATGGAACCACGTTATCCTTTACATATGCCATTATGGCCTCATGAAAAGTTGGCGTTATTTTTGGTTGCTTTGTTCAGGACGAAGACCGACCCCCAGAATGCTACAAATGTTGTGCACATAGGAGAATTAACTGCTTTTACAAGCTTcttggaaaatttgaagCAGACTATGTTGTCAACCAAGGACGGTAGACGGATATTAAGAGATAGGCCTAACATTTCAGAGAAAGACCTAAATATGGAGAAACTTGCAGCCTATCCAGAAAACTCATTTGGTCGAACATTCTACAACTGGCTCAAGAAGGAGAATATTACAGTGGACACTAGAATGCCCGTACAATACATTGATGATCCAACACACGCTTACATTTTTCAGCGTTATAGACAATGCCACGATTTCTATCATGTAGTCGCCAACATGCCCATTTTGATGGAGGGAGAAGTGGTGATAAAAACGCTCGAGGCATTTAACATTGGAGTTCCTATGGCTTATATGGCAATGTGTTTCCCATTCATAGGCATGAAGAGTACGGAGAGAACAAGACTTGTTAATTCGTACATGCCGTGGGCCATTGAAACTGCACTCACCTCGAAGCCCTTAATCAGCGTATACTGGGAGGAGTATCTTGACAAAGACATTAAGGAACTAAGGGATTATCTTGGTATTCATCCTCTTCCAGATTTAAGAGCAGCTAAAAAGGAGCATAACCGAAAAgtgaagaacttgaaacTCAAATACGAAAACTTGCAGAAAAAACACGCTGCCTAG
- the RAV2 gene encoding Rav2p (similar to Ashbya gossypii AGL104C) — MTAELYKDDYFASMEDQVTDSQVEKMWLIHEIVKPQLPNIIDNIEMCIELLLSDSVFKMPISNGVGDDSQPVVGGILSRQRGDIVDFQVLVKFPQFHRGKPVMYKMKSIDGRFRLNQIESICTYLREIGGLLDELQSLEDADLFIKKFGILLSRLTKAINILENPPRKLLFPDDNNEAVKTMFKDPQSLCESMHHLVSIELVLFKNEIMIEFRNLVKVTKRPWCRINKETGQSFVDQLRNNLKKQRHVPIKTVMEQEGVQIEQPSLVNSLISHLNTNGERTTLSEAQDFLNRCITFDGKVVMECEKVSIRTSDPILISVSSKLNGLANRLSTHYTNLKIV, encoded by the coding sequence ATGACAGCAGAACTATACAAGGATGATTATTTTGCATCTATGGAGGACCAGGTGACAGATTCACAGGTCGAGAAAATGTGGTTAATACATGAAATTGTTAAGCCACAACTTCCGAACATTATCGATAATATTGAGATGTGCATTGAATTGCTTCTCAGTGATTCAGTATTTAAAATGCCTATTAGCAACGGAGTTGGGGATGATTCGCAACCGGTTGTAGGAGGAATATTATCTAGGCAGCGAGGTGATATAGTAGATTTCCAAGTTCTTGTGAAGTTTCCGCAATTCCATAGAGGCAAGCCAGTAATGTACAAGATGAAAAGTATAGATGGTAGGTTCAGATTGAACCAGATTGAATCAATATGTACGTACTTGCGAGAAATAGGAGGATTGTTGGACGAGTTACAGTCACTTGAGGATGCTGATCTATTCATCAAAAAGTTTGGTATCTTACTATCTAGGCTGACCAAGGCAATAAATATCTTGGAGAACCCTCCCAGGAAATTACTATTTCCAGACGATAATAATGAAGCTGTAAAGACTATGTTTAAAGACCCCCAGAGTCTATGCGAATCGATGCATCACCTAGTAAGCATTGAAttagttttatttaaaaacgAAATTATGATCGAATTCAGAAACTTGGTTAAAGTCACGAAACGGCCCTGGTGTCGTATTAATAAGGAAACGGGCCAATCTTTTGTCGACCAATTAAGgaacaatttgaagaagcaaagGCATGTTCCAATAAAAACCGTGATGGAGCAGGAGGGTGTACAAATCGAACAGCCATCGCTTGTAAATAGCCTAATATCACACTTGAATACGAACGGAGAGCGTACAACCCTTTCAGAGGCACAGGATTTTTTGAACAGGTGTATAACGTTCGATGGTAAGGTGGTAATGGAGTGCGAAAAAGTATCAATAAGAACAAGCGATCCCATTTTGATCAGCGTTAGTTCTAAATTAAATGGGCTAGCTAATAGACTAAGCACACATTATACCAATCTAAAGattgtataa
- the SPC19 gene encoding Spc19p (similar to Ashbya gossypii AGL105W), translating to MDGSLNQSCLALQNSVNLLQGTLERLKEQGKHSKRLTTTLLQSKRVFELLSEYDLQRARLDLIEDVEPVVDKLCNKLEKSLNKLERERSTLQQTYELNQLRLNNRFGSGGGRVSKIQKYPVVMGTSTNEELERLRELKSRKEALEYQIQELKGQQMDSY from the coding sequence ATGGATGGCTCTTTGAATCAGAGCTGTTTAGCGTTACAAAACAGTGTTAATTTGTTGCAGGGAACGCTCGAAAGATTGAAAGAACAAGGGAAACACAGTAAGAGATTGACTACTACATTATTGCAGTCCAAGAgggtttttgaattgctTTCAGAATATGACTTGCAGCGGGCACGTTTAGATttaattgaagatgttgagCCGGTGGTTGATAAGCTTTGTAATAAATTGGAgaaatctttgaataaGTTGGAGAGGGAGAGGTCAACGCTTCAGCAGACATATGAATTGAACCAACTGCGCTTGAATAATAGGTTTGGTAGCGGAGGAGGTAGAGTAAGCAAAATACAAAAGTACCCGGTGGTGATGGGCACGTCTACTAACGAGGAGTTGGAGCGCTTGCGTGAACTGAAAAGCAGAAAGGAAGCCTTGGAGTACCAAATACAAGAGCTGAAGGGGCAGCAAATGGACAGCTACTGA
- a CDS encoding uncharacterized protein (similar to Ashbya gossypii AGL106C) → MVGEDGNTRSRLNRMRSNSKSSGSSAPPSPPASNAHPDGAPPSPNPTVKSGCATTIVAAPPMRNRYTHIIVLKSLNSTFETKFLVVPFKPDGLKLGRPVVNNTNASNGVNGTELSTTAGMPNGSKDIQSHVRPDNGHFDSRVLSRNHASLSCDPETGKIYIRDLKSSNGTFINGSRIGQTDVELKIGDIVDLGTDIDAKFEHRKISALVEDISVIPLIHEDIGALVTPDNGNNNNATPLKPHGGTVESTHMAASNAQRAAFEAAMFGDVNNLDLEEAVLGSETEILSGIFINNSIGTSPNLINVIKTLITELTMEQTEFLKLKSMENFLINFTNNLEYLNKLRIEQNDAKLVQLQFSLKQKLSEKHDKLVSEHSIQLAELQKENDELKKALGSTAQESNQELENLKRQLEDVNTRLEVEKYKNLQFSKKFEEVTTLRERKKPSSKLSRLFMGFNFDARSIIVIGTVTIGIFAVAVKYITSKGEV, encoded by the coding sequence ATGGTTGGAGAAGATGGGAATACGAGATCTCGGTTGAACAGGATGAGGTCCAATTCGAAAAGCAGCGGTTCTTCAGCTCCACCATCTCCGCCAGCTTCTAATGCGCATCCCGATGGAGCTCCACCGTCTCCGAATCCAACTGTTAAGAGTGGTTGTGCAACTACAATTGTTGCAGCTCCGCCAATGCGAAACAGATATACTCATATAATTGTTCTCAAGTCTTTGAATAGCACGTTTGAAACTAAGTTTCTTGTGGTGCCCTTTAAGCCGGATGGATTGAAACTAGGAAGGCCCGTCGTTAACAACACAAATGCCAGTAATGGAGTTAATGGAACAGAATTAAGCACTACCGCTGGTATGCCTAATGGTTCTAAAGATATACAATCCCATGTCAGACCTGATAACGGGCATTTTGACTCCCGTGTTCTTTCCCGTAACCATGCCTCCCTAAGTTGCGATCCAGAGACAGGTAAAATTTATATTCGAGATTTAAAGTCAAGCAATGGTACATTTATTAATGGTAGTCGCATAGGACAGACAGATGTGGAGCTAAAAATAGGTGATATTGTAGACTTGGGCACTGATATTGATGCAAAGTTTGAACATAGGAAAATAAGTGCccttgttgaagatatatctGTCATTCCACTAATTCATGAAGATATTGGTGCGTTAGTAACACCTGATAACggaaacaacaacaacgcTACACCTCTCAAGCCTCATGGAGGTACTGTTGAATCTACACATATGGCTGCGTCCAATGCACAGAGGGCTGCATTTGAGGCTGCTATGTTTGGTGATGTGAATAACTTGGATCTAGAAGAAGCTGTGCTTGGTTCAGAAACTGAAATATTGAGTGgaatatttattaataattctaTTGGCACTTCACCTAACCTAATTAATGTTATCAAAACACTTATCACAGAACTAACCATGGAGCAGACGGAATTCCTCAAGTTGAAATCTatggaaaattttctaatAAATTTTACTAATAATCtagaatatttgaacaaGCTTCGCATAGAGCAAAATGATGCAAAATTGGTTCAACTACAATTCAGCTTGAAGCAGAAGCTGAGTGAAAAACATGACAAGCTGGTTAGTGAACATAGTATTCAGCTGGCGGAATTGcaaaaggaaaatgatGAACTGAAGAAAGCTCTGGGTTCAACTGCTCAAGAGTCTAATCAAGAActggaaaatttgaagagacAATTGGAGGATGTTAATACAAGGTtggaagttgaaaaatataaaaatttaCAATTCTCTAAgaagtttgaagaagtcACTACATTAAGGGAACGAAAAAAGCCGTCGAGTAAATTGTCTAGACTTTTTATGGGGTTTAATTTTGATGCTAGGAGTATTATAGTAATTGGCACGGTGACTATAGGGATCTTTGCAGTAGCAGTGAAATACATAACATCGAAGGGGGAAGTATAA
- the LIP2 gene encoding lipoyl(octanoyl) transferase LIP2 (similar to Ashbya gossypii AGL107W), producing the protein MNSRTRLLPTVSKLCYSAIHTDLKKKTYPIVNSARKLKHFHYGKLNSFEEGLRIQESFVLQNLEIKRNQSLISRAVNEETDKIAGLSPAGVVSLNPTILTFEFEPTYTGGKRTKKTMTSQQVEIYENFIPNSGKYMMKPKFVQVERGGQVTFHGPGQLVAYLILDLKSFHNFPARCLVSTLESAIIKTLRDVPKGKGGNHPLNLQAMVNENTGVWVNNTQKIASIGINVRRSITSHGISINVCPELSYMNNFEMCGLPDSTATSIYQQVPDATCDVSTIAITFVDQMASLLGIDEVERINVN; encoded by the coding sequence ATGAATAGTCGAACTAGATTATTGCCTACTGTTTCTAAATTGTGCTATTCTGCTATTCATacagatttgaaaaagaaaacatacCCAATAGTTAATAGTGCTCGCAAATTGAAGCATTTTCACTATGGAAAATTGAAttcatttgaagaaggtttACGTATACAAGAGAGTTTTGTGCTTCAAAATCTAGAAATAAAACGTAATCAGTCATTAATATCTAGAGCAGTTAATGAGGAAACTGACAAGATAGCAGGTCTTTCTCCTGCTGGAGTGGTAAGTCTCAACCCAACAATTCTGACTTTTGAATTCGAACCTACATACACAGGGGGGAAAAGAACTAAGAAAACGATGACATCTCAACAGGTGGAAATTTACGAGAATTTTATTCCTAATTCAGGAAAATATATGATGAAGCCTAAGTTTGTGCAGGTAGAACGGGGCGGACAAGTTACATTCCATGGACCAGGTCAACTTGTTGCATACTTGATACtagatttgaaaagtttccACAATTTCCCGGCGAGATGTTTGGTGTCAACCCTTGAGTCAGCAATTATTAAAACATTGAGAGATGTACCAAAAGGTAAAGGGGGGAACCATCCTTTGAACTTGCAGGCGATGGTAAACGAAAATACCGGTGTCTGGGTAAACAATACACAGAAGATAGCTAGTATAGGAATAAATGTGAGAAGGTCCATTACATCGCATGGAATTTCTATAAACGTGTGTCCCGAATTGTCTTATATGAACAACTTTGAAATGTGCGGTCTTCCAGATAGCACTGCCACTTCGATCTATCAGCAAGTACCTGATGCAACGTGCGATGTCAGTACTATTGCTATAACATTTGTAGATCAAATGGCGTCTCTTCTAGGtattgatgaagttgaGAGGATCAATGTAAACTGA
- the RKM2 gene encoding protein-lysine N-methyltransferase (similar to Ashbya gossypii AGL108C), translated as MPMRKIENLLEWLKQAEGAFISEKIGILEDDIFGRGVLLVDGSLRRNEELVSIPSEYQLNFHSVIYHISKFNKKLVVPGVSFPHGEKKADVSADDPRIKGYGILTTGMVLNMSSFQLLNLYILTEWFLLDFWSESKIESFWRPFFDIFPIEDDLKCIPAYYNCKEHSVNRELIPYLSNATKKQMEKISHLILWDWKCIYGILSKWNELFKDKKLPSVAAQYRYFLHIYFVINSRCLYTEVPLKKSATDKFTMVPFVDFMNHTPKADMHCYPSVDESKKHPFAIGKFSIKCGRHEYNFPGDQIFLNYGAHSNDFLLSEYGFTVKDNEWDFIDISEIVMALIESPKQKEYLVEQGYWGDYTISKTDISFRLLVALALIVTDDYRLVDKYMMGYITDEYFKPKYRDMLIHMLTSLRKSYIEALRSLSELTKADPLCVDNVITVYHGYLKIIDSHLQIL; from the coding sequence ATGCCCATGAGGAAGATAGAAAACTTATTGGAATGGTTGAAGCAGGCAGAAGGTGCATTCATATCTGAAAAGATTGGGattttggaagatgatatttttggtaGAGGAGTGCTCTTAGTTGATGGAAGTCTTCGTAGAAATGAGGAACTAGTATCCATTCCAAGTGAATACCAGCTTAACTTCCATAGTGTAATTTATcatatttccaaatttaataaaaagCTAGTTGTTCCAGGAGTTAGTTTCCCTCATGGAGAAAAGAAGGCAGATGTTAGTGCAGACGATCCGAGGATCAAGGGGTATGGTATTTTGACAACAGGAATGGTATTAAATATGAGTTCGTTTCAgcttttaaatttgtatattttgaCCGAATGGTTCTTATTAGACTTCTGGTCTGAATCTAAGATTGAATCATTTTGGCGTCCATTTTTCGATATATTTCCGATTGAGGACGACTTGAAATGTATCCCTGCATATTACAACTGTAAGGAGCATAGTGTGAACAGGGAGCTTATTCCATACCTTTCAAATGCTACAAAAAAGCAAATGGAAAAGATTTCTCATCTTATTCTTTGGGATTGGAAGTGCATTTATGgtattttatcaaaatgGAATGAATTATTCAAAGATAAGAAGCTCCCGTCAGTTGCTGCTCAATACAGGTACTttcttcatatttattttgTGATCAACTCTCGTTGTCTATACACAGAAGTTccattgaagaaatcagCTACAGATAAGTTTACGATGGTGCCCTTTGTAGACTTTATGAATCATACTCCGAAGGCAGATATGCATTGCTATCCAAGCGTGGACGAATCCAAAAAGCATCCATTTGCTATTGGCAAGTTTAGCATTAAATGTGGCAGACATGAATATAATTTTCCTGGAGAccagatatttttaaactatGGTGCTCATTCCAATGACTTTTTGTTGAGCGAATATGGATTCACCGTTAAAGATAACGAATGGGATTTCATCGACATATCCGAGATAGTGATGGCGCTGATAGAATCTCCGAAACAAAAGGAATACTTGGTTGAACAAGGATATTGGGGGGATTATACAATTTCTAAAACTGATATCAGCTTCAGGTTACTGGTTGCATTGGCATTAATTGTTACTGATGATTACCGATTGGTAGATAAGTATATGATGGGCTACATAACTGACGAATACTTTAAACCAAAATACCGTGATATGCTTATTCATATGCTTACAAGTCTTCGGAAATCATACATTGAGGCACTTAGATCATTATCTGAGCTTACAAAAGCTGATCCACTTTGCGTTGACAATGTTATCACAGTATACCATGGATACCTAAAGATCATCGATAGTCATCTACAAATATTATAA